The Sebastes umbrosus isolate fSebUmb1 chromosome 4, fSebUmb1.pri, whole genome shotgun sequence genome has a window encoding:
- the LOC119487423 gene encoding guanine nucleotide-binding protein G(i) subunit alpha-1 isoform X1: MGCTLSTDDKAAQERSKMIDRNLRDDGEKAAREVKLLLLGAGESGKSTIVKQMKIIHEAGYSEEECKQYKAVVYSNTIQSIIAIIRAMGRLKIDFADPARADDARQLFVLAGSAEEGFMTGELAGVIQRLWKDGGVQACFSRSREYQLNDSAAYYLNDLDRISHGAYVPTQQDVLRTRVKTTGIVETHFTFKDLHFKMFDVGGQRSERKKWIHCFEGVTAIIFCVALSDYDLVLAEDEEMNRMHESMKLFDSICNNKWFTDTSIILFLNKKDLFEEKIKKSPLTICYPEYAGSNTYEEAAAYIQCQFEDLNKRKDTKEIYTHFTCATDTKNVQFVFDAVTDVIIKNNLKDCGLF; the protein is encoded by the exons ATGGGATGTACTCTGAGCACCGACGACAAGGCGGCTCAGGAGCGGAGCAAGATGATCGACCGGAACCTCCGAGACGACGGAGAGAAAGCAGCCCGGGAGgtcaagctgctgctgctgg GTGCTGGGGAGTCTGGGAAAAGTACGATTGTTAAACAGATGAA GATCATCCATGAAGCGGGCTACTCAGAGGAGGAGTGTAAGCAGTACAAGGCCGTGGTCTACAGCAACACCATCCAGTCCATCATCGCCATCATCAGAGCGATGGGACGCCTCAAGATCGACTTCGCTGATCCAGCCAGAGCG GATGATGCGCGGCAGCTGTTCGTCCTGGCGGGTTCAGCAGAAGAAGGCTTCATGACGGGCGAACTGGCCGGGGTCATCCAGCGGCTGTGGAAGGACGGAGGCGTCCAGGCCTGCTTCAGCCGCTCCCGAGAGTACCAGCTCAACGACTCGGCAGCATA CTACCTGAACGACTTGGACAGGATATCCCACGGAGCTTACGTGCCCACCCAGCAGGATGTGCTGAGGACCAGAGTCAAAACCACCGGCATCGTGGAAACACACTTCACTTTCAAGGACCTGCACTTCAA AATGTTCGATGTCGGCGGTCAGAGATCGGAGAGGAAGAAGTGGATCCATTGTTTTGAGGGAGTCACCGCCATCATCTTCTGTGTGGCTCTGAGTGACTACGACCTGGTGCTGGCGGAGGACGAGGAGATG AATCGAATGCACGAGAGCATGAAGCTGTTCGACTCCATCTGCAACAACAAGTGGTTCACAGACACCTCCATCATCCTCTTCCTCAACAAGAAGGACCTGTTTGAGGAAAAGATCAAGAAGAGCCCTCTGACCATCTGCTACCCAGAATACGCAG GCTCCAACACCTACGAGGAGGCAGCAGCTTACATCCAGTGCCAGTTTGAGGACCTGAACAAGAGAAAGGACACCAAGGAGATCTACACCCACTTCACCTGTGCCACCGACACCAAGAACGTGCAGTTTGTGTTCGACGCCGTCACCGACGTCATCATCAAGAACAACCTGAAGGACTGTGGCCTCTTCTAA
- the LOC119487423 gene encoding guanine nucleotide-binding protein G(i) subunit alpha-1 isoform X2, whose translation MKIIHEAGYSEEECKQYKAVVYSNTIQSIIAIIRAMGRLKIDFADPARADDARQLFVLAGSAEEGFMTGELAGVIQRLWKDGGVQACFSRSREYQLNDSAAYYLNDLDRISHGAYVPTQQDVLRTRVKTTGIVETHFTFKDLHFKMFDVGGQRSERKKWIHCFEGVTAIIFCVALSDYDLVLAEDEEMNRMHESMKLFDSICNNKWFTDTSIILFLNKKDLFEEKIKKSPLTICYPEYAGSNTYEEAAAYIQCQFEDLNKRKDTKEIYTHFTCATDTKNVQFVFDAVTDVIIKNNLKDCGLF comes from the exons ATGAA GATCATCCATGAAGCGGGCTACTCAGAGGAGGAGTGTAAGCAGTACAAGGCCGTGGTCTACAGCAACACCATCCAGTCCATCATCGCCATCATCAGAGCGATGGGACGCCTCAAGATCGACTTCGCTGATCCAGCCAGAGCG GATGATGCGCGGCAGCTGTTCGTCCTGGCGGGTTCAGCAGAAGAAGGCTTCATGACGGGCGAACTGGCCGGGGTCATCCAGCGGCTGTGGAAGGACGGAGGCGTCCAGGCCTGCTTCAGCCGCTCCCGAGAGTACCAGCTCAACGACTCGGCAGCATA CTACCTGAACGACTTGGACAGGATATCCCACGGAGCTTACGTGCCCACCCAGCAGGATGTGCTGAGGACCAGAGTCAAAACCACCGGCATCGTGGAAACACACTTCACTTTCAAGGACCTGCACTTCAA AATGTTCGATGTCGGCGGTCAGAGATCGGAGAGGAAGAAGTGGATCCATTGTTTTGAGGGAGTCACCGCCATCATCTTCTGTGTGGCTCTGAGTGACTACGACCTGGTGCTGGCGGAGGACGAGGAGATG AATCGAATGCACGAGAGCATGAAGCTGTTCGACTCCATCTGCAACAACAAGTGGTTCACAGACACCTCCATCATCCTCTTCCTCAACAAGAAGGACCTGTTTGAGGAAAAGATCAAGAAGAGCCCTCTGACCATCTGCTACCCAGAATACGCAG GCTCCAACACCTACGAGGAGGCAGCAGCTTACATCCAGTGCCAGTTTGAGGACCTGAACAAGAGAAAGGACACCAAGGAGATCTACACCCACTTCACCTGTGCCACCGACACCAAGAACGTGCAGTTTGTGTTCGACGCCGTCACCGACGTCATCATCAAGAACAACCTGAAGGACTGTGGCCTCTTCTAA